The following are from one region of the SAR202 cluster bacterium genome:
- a CDS encoding 2,4-dihydroxyhept-2-ene-1,7-dioic acid aldolase has product MANSKKGSFGMRPNYLREKLRSGKPTVSTNVMIKSADVIEILGHAGTFDYVEYQAEYVPWDLDWLDHFARTVALFPGMGAMIKFDQEPRTFLAAKAIGAGIDGICFADIKSVENAKECITAARSDTPKGKGRLGYGDRRVADYFLAGLENYVKALDETVITFMIEKREAFANLDAILSVEGLDMVQFGPGDYSLSVGKPGQWDAQELKDGMDRMIKTALKYKVHPRVAIGAPDDAKKYLDMGVRHFILGTDLATLWRFWKDEGGNLKGILEGR; this is encoded by the coding sequence ATGGCAAATTCAAAGAAAGGGAGTTTTGGCATGCGACCCAACTACCTGCGCGAGAAGCTGCGGAGCGGAAAGCCCACGGTAAGCACGAACGTGATGATAAAGTCCGCGGACGTAATCGAAATACTCGGACACGCGGGGACTTTTGACTACGTAGAGTACCAGGCGGAGTACGTACCCTGGGACCTCGACTGGCTTGACCACTTCGCCCGCACCGTGGCCCTGTTCCCGGGCATGGGCGCCATGATCAAATTCGACCAGGAGCCACGTACTTTCCTCGCCGCGAAGGCCATCGGCGCGGGTATTGACGGCATATGCTTCGCAGACATCAAGTCCGTAGAAAACGCCAAAGAGTGTATTACGGCCGCGCGCTCCGACACGCCCAAGGGGAAGGGACGCCTGGGATACGGTGACAGGCGCGTTGCGGACTACTTTCTCGCGGGGCTGGAGAACTACGTCAAGGCGCTGGACGAGACGGTCATCACCTTCATGATTGAGAAGCGCGAAGCATTCGCAAACCTGGACGCCATTCTGTCCGTCGAGGGGCTGGACATGGTGCAGTTCGGACCGGGCGACTACTCCCTGAGCGTCGGCAAGCCGGGCCAGTGGGACGCGCAGGAGCTCAAGGACGGCATGGACCGCATGATAAAGACCGCCCTCAAGTACAAGGTCCACCCGCGCGTCGCCATCGGCGCGCCCGACGACGCCAAGAAGTACCTCGACATGGGCGTCCGCCACTTCATCCTCGGCACAGACCTGGCCACCCTCTGGAGGTTCTGGAAGGACGAGGGCGGCAATCTCAAGGGGATTCTCGAAGGGCGGTAA